Within the Candidatus Nezhaarchaeales archaeon genome, the region CTTTAAGGCTTTAACCTTAACCTTAAGGGGCGGCTTTTTCACTCCATACATCCAGAGGGCCTCATTAACCTCCTGAGCTAATTTGACGTCGTCAACCTTCATATGCCGCTTTACATACTCCTTAACTATACGTACTACCTTAGGAGCCCTTTTCCACCTTCCAACATACCGCGCTTTACGTAAGGGAATCACAAAAACCCGCTCTTCTACAACATCCTTCTCGGACAAGGCGTATCCACCTTTACGAAGGCCTCCATAAATCACGTTCTTAAACGTATAAGAACAACAAGTCATTAAAGCTTAAGCTTCGTCCTCCTCCAGTTCCTAAGCTTAGGATGCCTTCTAAACTTACCTCTAGTTTTCGCGATAACCCACGTTGGAACCGCACTATTTTGTTTACTCGCCTTCGCCATTCTCCGCTTTTTAGCTCCCGGTTTATTCCTAGCCATGCTTTAAAACCACCTTAAACTCCCTATTAAACAATTCTACTAGGTTCAGGGGCTTTTGGGCTCGGAAGTAAGCCTCGATACGTCTTTCAAGCTCTCTGAATTTTTTATCGTACTTCTCCTTCAGTGTTTCGAGTGACTTCCACACCTCGGCTCTAAGCCGAGCCCTTTCTTCCTCATACTCCGTACGAGTGAACCCCCTGTGCTTCTCGTTGAGAAAGCGCCACAGATCATAAAAGCTCTTTACGAGGGTCTTGCTCTCCTCCAACATCTCCTCGTAAAGAGCATCGACCTCACCGTACATCGGTTCAATGCTACTCCAGTATATTGGTTTACTCGGATCCCTTAAGGCGTACTTAATTAAGCACGCCTTGAGGTGTTTATGCGGAAGCGCTAGTTCAACGTTCTCTAGAAGGCGTTTAAT harbors:
- a CDS encoding 50S ribosomal protein L31e yields the protein MSEKDVVEERVFVIPLRKARYVGRWKRAPKVVRIVKEYVKRHMKVDDVKLAQEVNEALWMYGVKKPPLKVKVKALKGKEGKVEVKLAS
- a CDS encoding 50S ribosomal protein L39e, encoding MARNKPGAKKRRMAKASKQNSAVPTWVIAKTRGKFRRHPKLRNWRRTKLKL